In Piliocolobus tephrosceles isolate RC106 chromosome 10, ASM277652v3, whole genome shotgun sequence, a single window of DNA contains:
- the C10H12orf65 gene encoding probable peptide chain release factor C12orf65 homolog, mitochondrial — translation MFLMSTAGLFHFPTSLTRICQAPRGLRLWEKLTLLSPETAVTPVQMAGKKDYPALLSLDENELEEQFVKGHGPGGQATNKTSNCVVLKHIPSGIVVKCHQTRSVDQNRKLARKILQEKVDVFYNGENSPVHKEKQEAAKKKQERKKRAKETLEKKKLLKELWESSKKVH, via the exons ATGTTCCTCATGAGCACCGCgggtttatttcattttcctacaTCACTGACCCGAATATGCCAGGCGCCACGGGGACTCCGGCTTTGGGAGAAGCTGACGTTGTTATCCCCAGAAACAGCTGTCACTCCGGTCCAGATGGCAGGCAAGAAGGACTACCCTGCACTGCTTTCCTTGGATGAGAATGAGCTCGAAGAGCAGTTTGTGAAAGGACACGGTCCAGGGGGCCAGGCAACTAACAAAACCAGCAACTGTGTGGTGCTGAAGCACATCCCCTCGGGCATCGTTGTAAAG TGCCATCAGACAAGATCAGTTGATCAGAACAGAAAGCTAGCTCGGAAAATCCTACAAGAGAAAGTAGATGTCTTCTACAATGGTGAAAACAGTCCTgttcacaaagaaaaacaagaagcagcgaagaaaaaacaagaaaggaaaaaaagagcaaaggagACCCTGGAAAAAAAGAAGCTACTAAAAGAACTGTGGGAGTCAAGTAAAAAGGTCCACTGA
- the CDK2AP1 gene encoding cyclin-dependent kinase 2-associated protein 1 isoform X1 yields the protein MASSQYRQLLSDYGPPSLGYTQGTGNSQVPQSKYAELLAIIEELGKEIRPTYAGSKSAMERLKRGIIHARGLVRECLAETERNARS from the exons ATGGCGTCTTCACAGTACCGCCAGCTGCTCAGTGACTACGGGCCACCATCCCTAGGCTACACCCAG GGAACTGGGAACAGCCAAGTGCCCCAAAGCAAATACGCCGAGCTGCTGGCCATCATTGAGGAGCTGGGGAAGGAGATCAGACCCACGTATGCGGGGAGCAAGAGTGCCATGGAGAGACTGAAGCGCG GCATCATTCACGCTAGAGGACTGGTTCGGGAGTGCTTAGCAGAAACGGAACGGAATGCCAGATCCTAG
- the CDK2AP1 gene encoding cyclin-dependent kinase 2-associated protein 1 isoform X2, producing MEKLRTGGLGACLRSHSQEWHSWGWRQVQWGGQKMRAGSVHSPSTSMASSQYRQLLSDYGPPSLGYTQGTGNSQVPQSKYAELLAIIEELGKEIRPTYAGSKSAMERLKRGIIHARGLVRECLAETERNARS from the exons atggagaaactgaggactGGAGGGCTGGGGGcctgtctgaggtcacacagccaggagtgGCACAGCTGGGGCTGGCGCCAAGTCCAGTGGGGAGGACAGAAAATGAGAG ctGGGAGTGTCCACTCTCCTTCCACCAGCATGGCGTCTTCACAGTACCGCCAGCTGCTCAGTGACTACGGGCCACCATCCCTAGGCTACACCCAG GGAACTGGGAACAGCCAAGTGCCCCAAAGCAAATACGCCGAGCTGCTGGCCATCATTGAGGAGCTGGGGAAGGAGATCAGACCCACGTATGCGGGGAGCAAGAGTGCCATGGAGAGACTGAAGCGCG GCATCATTCACGCTAGAGGACTGGTTCGGGAGTGCTTAGCAGAAACGGAACGGAATGCCAGATCCTAG